Proteins co-encoded in one Actinomadura luteofluorescens genomic window:
- a CDS encoding B12-binding domain-containing radical SAM protein, whose protein sequence is MALRDVRVLLLYPPNQSAPGTVCKPNGSLAYPNLGGALRDHGVDVRVFDACVGDDSDELDGIFDKPVQLPSGFLRTGVSDQRILEEVAAYDIVGITSIFTDQETMVLHCARLIRAAFPEKVLVSGGVNARSRLPQFFRAGFDAVCLSEAEGTIIKIVDEVRRSARPDFAGISGVAVLDSGEIRVNPARPDDVVWDLDTLPMPAWDLLPNERYWTIARPHSGVWESGTELRYADMMTSLGCPFHCAYCHIAGEQEGSVSGPIGRYRAKSDDRVLRELDVLKGLGVEHVMIEDDSLLGNKKRALRLLGKIRGAGVDICDLNGINIIHLLKRWKPDHEVLEALAEAGFTQLNLPFESGNLRILRKYASNKLNIEMADIESLIVALKDYGFKIFGNYMMGYPDETMEEIQSTIRMARDHVSFGLDAANFFIVVPLPGTPLFDTAISEGHLPRDFDPDTMNIYRANMSGTVVPSHVLEELRSRAWEEVNSSTWKNAKKAWAATES, encoded by the coding sequence ATGGCCTTGCGTGATGTACGTGTCCTGCTTCTGTATCCGCCGAACCAGAGCGCCCCGGGGACGGTGTGCAAGCCGAACGGATCGCTCGCGTACCCCAACCTCGGCGGCGCGCTGCGCGACCACGGCGTGGACGTGCGCGTGTTCGACGCGTGCGTCGGGGACGACTCCGACGAGCTCGACGGCATATTCGACAAGCCCGTCCAGCTGCCGAGCGGCTTCCTGCGGACGGGCGTCAGCGACCAGCGGATCCTGGAGGAGGTCGCGGCCTACGACATCGTGGGGATCACCTCGATCTTCACGGACCAGGAGACGATGGTCCTGCACTGCGCGCGGCTCATCCGGGCGGCCTTCCCGGAGAAGGTCCTCGTCTCGGGCGGGGTCAACGCGCGGTCACGGCTGCCGCAGTTCTTCCGGGCCGGGTTCGACGCCGTCTGCCTCTCCGAGGCCGAGGGCACGATCATCAAGATCGTCGACGAGGTGCGCCGGTCGGCCCGTCCGGACTTCGCGGGGATCAGCGGTGTCGCGGTCCTGGACTCCGGCGAGATCCGCGTCAACCCCGCACGCCCGGACGACGTGGTGTGGGATCTGGACACTCTTCCCATGCCCGCCTGGGACCTGCTGCCGAACGAGCGGTACTGGACCATCGCCCGGCCGCACTCGGGCGTGTGGGAGTCCGGCACGGAGCTGCGCTACGCGGACATGATGACCTCCCTCGGCTGCCCCTTCCACTGCGCCTACTGCCATATCGCGGGGGAGCAGGAGGGGAGCGTGAGCGGCCCCATCGGGCGGTACCGCGCCAAGTCCGACGATCGCGTGCTGCGCGAGCTGGACGTCCTGAAAGGACTGGGCGTCGAGCACGTGATGATCGAGGACGACTCGCTCCTCGGGAACAAGAAGCGCGCCCTGCGGCTGCTGGGGAAGATCCGGGGAGCCGGGGTCGACATCTGCGATCTGAACGGCATCAACATCATCCACCTCCTCAAGCGGTGGAAACCCGACCACGAGGTGCTGGAGGCCCTGGCCGAAGCCGGGTTCACCCAGCTCAACCTTCCGTTCGAGTCGGGCAATCTCCGGATCCTGCGCAAGTACGCGAGCAACAAGCTGAACATCGAGATGGCCGACATCGAATCGCTGATCGTGGCATTGAAGGACTACGGCTTCAAGATTTTCGGCAACTACATGATGGGGTACCCCGACGAGACCATGGAGGAGATCCAGTCCACGATACGGATGGCCCGCGATCACGTGTCCTTCGGACTCGACGCCGCGAACTTCTTCATCGTGGTCCCGCTTCCGGGGACGCCCCTTTTCGACACGGCGATTTCGGAGGGGCATCTTCCGCGCGACTTCGATCCGGACACGATGAACATCTACCGGGCGAACATGTCCGGAACGGTCGTTCCGTCGCATGTCCTTGAGGAGTTGCGCAGCCGTGCGTGGGAGGAGGTCAACTCCTCGACGTGGAAGAACGCGAAGAAGGCGTGGGCCGCGACGGAGAGCTGA
- a CDS encoding winged helix-turn-helix transcriptional regulator gives MNQRRNYGQYCGLAGALDIVGERWTLLIIRELLTGPCRYNELLANLPGLGTNLLADRLKFLTEVGLIRQRSREGSKVKAYELTEQGEGLREAVLVLARWGLGVLTEPKAEYIVRPRWAVLAVEAMAAPTVEGPDEQYEFRIDDDVFHITVHEGKVAVAHGKATEEPALVVHTDAVTFVDIGAGRLDPLEATLTKRIVMEGDEDAIIRCSRLLGLVA, from the coding sequence GTGAATCAGCGTCGGAACTACGGACAGTACTGCGGCCTCGCCGGCGCGCTCGACATCGTCGGTGAGCGCTGGACGCTGCTCATCATCCGGGAACTGCTCACCGGCCCCTGCCGCTACAACGAACTGCTGGCGAATCTGCCCGGTCTCGGGACCAACCTGCTCGCCGACCGGTTGAAGTTCCTCACCGAGGTCGGGCTCATTCGGCAGCGGTCCCGCGAAGGTTCGAAAGTCAAGGCCTACGAACTCACGGAGCAGGGCGAGGGCCTGCGCGAGGCGGTGCTCGTGCTCGCGCGCTGGGGGCTCGGCGTGCTCACCGAGCCCAAGGCCGAGTACATCGTGCGCCCCCGGTGGGCGGTGCTCGCGGTGGAGGCGATGGCCGCACCGACCGTGGAAGGCCCCGACGAGCAGTACGAGTTCCGCATCGACGACGACGTGTTCCACATCACGGTGCACGAGGGCAAGGTGGCGGTCGCGCACGGGAAGGCGACCGAAGAACCGGCGCTCGTCGTCCACACGGACGCGGTGACCTTCGTCGACATCGGTGCCGGGCGCCTGGACCCGCTGGAGGCGACGCTCACGAAGCGCATCGTCATGGAGGGCGACGAGGACGCGATCATCCGCTGCTCGCGCCTGCTCGGCCTGGTGGCCTGA
- a CDS encoding AarF/UbiB family protein: protein MAAIAATSSGTTRGTRLAAELARLTERLGGAFVKAGQILGTRVDLVGETVASALGRLHDSVEPMTPEEALRTLRAGLGPIPPELVRAVGGPSVAGGSIACVYRAERGGRAVAVKVRRPGAGAAIAADLAVLRAVAAVAARLPALRRVPFLEIVDQVGDCLMAQLDFGAEAANLRRLHDDLAEVPGVVVPRPVPELCGDGIIAMEFIEGLDRGAIDSLPARVREAQITSLVHAVYRMLFIEGFLHIDLHQGNTYFMPDGTVVLLDAGLVFRMSAEARERFTGFFAGMIRGDGEVCADILLSTVRRTESETNIEAFRGEVSDLVMRNVGMVARDFDLPAFCLDLFDLQRKYRLYAEPEFIFPMLCLLTLQGVVKRHHPMMDFQLEAAPFVMHGLLVTSGATG, encoded by the coding sequence ATGGCCGCCATCGCCGCGACGTCTTCCGGGACCACCCGCGGAACGCGGCTGGCCGCCGAGCTCGCGCGTCTCACGGAACGGCTGGGCGGGGCCTTCGTGAAGGCCGGGCAGATTCTCGGGACCCGCGTGGACCTCGTGGGGGAGACGGTCGCGAGCGCGCTCGGCAGGCTGCACGACAGCGTGGAGCCGATGACCCCCGAGGAGGCGCTGCGGACGCTCCGCGCCGGGCTCGGACCGATACCGCCCGAGCTCGTGAGGGCGGTCGGGGGGCCGTCGGTGGCCGGCGGTTCGATCGCCTGCGTGTACCGCGCGGAACGCGGGGGCCGGGCGGTCGCGGTGAAGGTGCGCCGCCCCGGCGCGGGCGCCGCGATCGCGGCGGACCTGGCCGTGCTGCGGGCCGTCGCCGCCGTCGCCGCGCGGCTTCCGGCCCTCCGCCGGGTGCCGTTCCTGGAGATCGTCGACCAGGTCGGCGACTGCCTCATGGCCCAGCTCGACTTCGGCGCGGAGGCGGCGAACCTGCGCCGGCTGCATGACGATCTCGCCGAGGTCCCGGGTGTCGTCGTTCCGAGGCCCGTCCCCGAACTGTGCGGAGACGGCATCATCGCGATGGAGTTCATCGAGGGGCTCGACCGCGGCGCGATCGACTCGCTTCCCGCACGGGTCCGAGAGGCGCAGATCACCTCGCTGGTGCACGCCGTCTACCGGATGCTGTTCATCGAGGGCTTCCTCCACATCGACCTGCACCAGGGGAACACCTACTTCATGCCCGACGGCACCGTCGTGCTCCTGGACGCCGGTCTGGTCTTCCGGATGAGCGCCGAGGCGCGGGAGAGGTTCACCGGGTTCTTCGCCGGCATGATCCGGGGGGACGGGGAGGTGTGCGCCGACATCCTGCTGTCCACGGTGCGGCGCACGGAATCGGAAACGAACATCGAGGCCTTTCGTGGTGAGGTATCCGACCTTGTCATGCGAAATGTTGGCATGGTGGCCCGAGACTTCGATCTCCCCGCGTTCTGCCTGGACCTCTTCGATCTGCAGCGGAAATACCGCCTCTACGCCGAGCCGGAGTTCATTTTCCCCATGCTCTGCCTGCTCACCTTGCAAGGTGTGGTCAAGCGCCATCATCCGATGATGGACTTTCAGTTGGAGGCCGCGCCTTTCGTGATGCACGGTCTTCTCGTGACAAGCGGCGCGACCGGCTGA
- a CDS encoding transposase, which yields MSDLAIRLVPDELWEIVGPLIPEFAPRRQGGGTAPVDDRMVFTAIVYVLTSGCAWRHLPAEFGVSVPTAHRRFAAWSGAGLWPRLRDAVLEEPGTRGQLEWAAAIVEAATARSAT from the coding sequence ATGTCGGACCTTGCGATCCGGCTGGTGCCGGATGAGCTGTGGGAGATCGTCGGCCCCCTGATCCCGGAGTTCGCGCCGCGGCGGCAGGGCGGCGGGACGGCGCCCGTGGACGATCGGATGGTGTTCACCGCGATCGTGTACGTGCTGACGAGCGGGTGCGCCTGGCGGCACCTGCCGGCCGAGTTCGGGGTGAGCGTGCCGACCGCGCATCGGCGCTTCGCCGCGTGGTCCGGCGCGGGGCTGTGGCCGCGCCTGCGCGACGCCGTGCTGGAGGAGCCCGGGACGCGCGGGCAGCTCGAGTGGGCGGCGGCGATCGTGGAGGCGGCCACCGCCCGGTCGGCGACCTGA